Proteins encoded together in one Urocitellus parryii isolate mUroPar1 chromosome 3, mUroPar1.hap1, whole genome shotgun sequence window:
- the Xcr1 gene encoding chemokine XC receptor 1 — MVQMESSTISEPSTTDFDYDSQSILCERNMILDTFATTILHCLVLLLSLVGNSLVLWVLVKYESLESLTNIFILNLCLSDLIFSWLLPARILAYHKGWVLGDFLCKFFSMSFSISLYSSIFFLTIMTIHRYLSVVSPISTLGVSTLRCRVLIVTAVWAASILSSIPEAIFHEVISSRCDYFETQGFIASVYQHNIFFLISMGIVLFCNIQILRTLLRSRSKQHHRTVRLIFTVVMVYFFSWAPYNFLLFLQTLMKINVIQNCEVILRLDFAMIVCKNLAFSHCCFNPVLYVFVGVKFRKHLKNLLRQVWLCREKISSPSPYLRSPGAFTYEGPSFY; from the coding sequence ATGGTCCAGATGGAGTCCTCAACCATATCTGAGCCTTCAACTACCGATTTTGATTATGATTCTCAGAGCATTCTGTGCGAGAGGAACATGATACTTGACACCTTTGCCACCACCATCTTGCATTGCCTGGTGTTGCTCCTCAGTCTGGTGGGCAACAGCCTGGTGTTGTGGGTCCTGGTGAAGTATGAAAGCCTAGAGTCCCTCACCAACATCTTTATCCTCAACCTGTGCCTCTCAGACCTGATATTCTCCTGGTTGTTGCCGGCGCGGATCTTAGCCTACCACAAGGGTTGGGTGCTGGGAGATTTCCTCTGCAAGTTTTTCAGCATGAGCTTCTCCATCAGCCTGTACAGTAGCATCTTCTTCCTCACCATCATGACCATTCACCGTTACCTGTCTGTGGTGAGCCCCATCTCGACCCTGGGTGTCTCTACTCTCCGCTGCCGTGTGCTGATAGTCACAGCTGTGTGGGCAGCCAGCATCCTGTCCTCCATCCCTGAGGCCATCTTCCACGAGGTGATTTCCTCAAGGTGTGATTATTttgaaacccagggcttcatagcCTCTGTCTACCAGCACAACATCTTCTTCTTGATCTCCATGGGGATCGTCCTGTTTTGCAACATACAGATTCTCAGGACCCTGCTCCGCTCAAGGTCCAAACAGCATCACAGGACGGTGAGGCTCATCTTCACCGTTGTGATGGTATACTTCTTTAGCTGGGCTCCCTACAACTTCCTTCTATTTCTGCAGACACTGATGAAAATCAATGTCATCCAGAATTGTGAGGTCATCTTGCGGCTGGATTTCGCCATGATCGTCTGCAAAAATTTGGCCTTCTCCCACTGCTGCTTTAACCCGGTGCTCTACGTCTTTGTGGGAGTTAAGTTCCGCAAGCACCTCAAAAATCTCCTCCGGCAGGTCTGGTTGTGCCGGGAGAAGATATCCAGCCCTAGCCCATACCTCCGTTCTCCTGGTGCTTTTACGTATGAGGGCCCGTCCTTCTACTGA